The Bdellovibrio sp. ZAP7 DNA segment TGAACATAGGTTCGTGGAATCAATCATTTACGAACCAAAGGATCTTTCAAATGTTCAAACAATCACTTCGCGGCGCCGTTACAGTTTCCCTTCTTCTGATCGGCCAAACTTCTTTCGCTAGTTTGAAACTTTCTGAAATTAAAAAGTGCATTTCAAACGAAATGGACGTGGTTCGTGTTGTTCACCCTTTGAAGGCTGAATACCTAAGAGCTGAGCGTGAAGGATCAGTGGCCGAATTAATCAATATGCTGAAAGAAGACACGGAAGACCTGGATATGCTTTCTGAAGCAGAAGCTTCAAGCACACGCGGTAAAGCTTTGACTAAAGAAATCAGCGAAATAGAAGATGTGTTGGAAAACTCAAAGTCATGTGCTGATGCTCGAAAGGCGATGTTAAAGTTTGCCAATATCTATGAAAAGAAACCGCTTCTTTCATTGAGTGTGTTCTTCGAAAAAGATGTGCACGGTGATTCAGAGTTGCCGCAGTGGAATGCGGAAGCGAAAGAATCTTTGAAAAATGCAGGATATTCTAAGGCTCTTGCGAATTTCGAGGCTTCTCGTCACCCCGCTTTGGCTTTGTTTTTAGCGTCTGGTGAGACGACATCTGTTCTTGATGAACAGTTTATGCTTGAGCGCGATGAAACTATGAGATCTGCATTGAAAGCTATTGTTGGTGACGACGCCTCTGCGGATATCTTGGAAGAGCGACTTGCAGAAAAAATGCGTAAAGAAAGCTTAGTTCGTATGTCGGCAGTATCAGCTGCGGCTAACGAGCTTATTAGAAAGTAATCGGAATTCTTTAAAGTTTTTGACTAGCAATCGAGTCACGATCTCGGTTGCTAGCAACAAACCTAGCCAATAGAGATCAATTAATCTGGGGTGCTCCTTAAAGTGAAGCGACCAATCAGAAGCCCACGGCAGAAATGCAAACTCCACAAAATAGCAAAGTCCAAAAAATCTATTCCATGCCAAATCAGAGATGAATTTTACTGCCTTAAAGTTTCCTAAAAATTCATTCACTTGATTTAAGCATGCAAGTCGAATCCAAATGAACAGAACAATGAAGCGGCTCCAAAAAAACCAAAGGTCACCAGAAAATACGTAATAGTAAAATCCAGTCGGCGTGATGGAGATATTGGGATTCGTGGGGAATACACAAATAAGAGCAAATGCAATACCCAGTAAATACCAGGCTTCGTTCTTCAATCCCTGGTAGACCCACGATTGCTCAGGCTCTAGTCTGATGATCTTTCCCATACTGCATCCCAAAACAGGTATTGCAAGCCAAGGCAGCAGTCCCCAACCAATAGTGGCGTTGACGTCCAGATCCCCGACAAGCATCTGACTTAGAAAAGGGCTTAGATTTGGTTTTAAGATCTGGTACCAATCGATCGGAATGCACAAGGAAGCTATAGCAATAATACTTGCAGCAGACAGAAACTTTCTATTTTGTGGAAAGACCTGAACCACTAATAGACTTACAAAAAGATAGGCGTAAAGATTCCAGCTCCATGTCGTGATATCTGCATTTTCCTGATCATGGACCATCATTCCAATCAATCCGGTTCCAACCAAAAGATATCTTTTCCAGTTAAACTGTGTTCTGGAATACCCAATCAAGAAAAACGAAACCAAAGCTAGGATGAGTCCCGAGTATCCCCAGTAGTTCAAAAAAAATGGCGTCAATAATCCAAAGACTGATTCTGATGCGGTAAAGAGCATTTTGGATTCACCAAAAGATGTTTCCCACACGTGATAAAAGGTCACGACCAGAATCGCACATGTTCTTAGCAAATCTAAAGCATAGAATCTTTGACTCTTCATTCCCACATCCTGGGCAGTTGCGGTTTGAATAAAGAATTCACTAGATCACTACTGGCATCTGGTAATTGAACCGTTTTATAGTTATCCCCCAGATTGTGATTTAGATCAGCAGAAGTACGGTCTGAGGCAAAAACAAAGCTTTCAGTATTTTCATATGCGATTACGCTAGCGAATGGGACTGCCTTAAGCGTGGAGTTAATAATCGACGCACTTTCATTCGTTGGAAAGTCAAAAACGATAAATCCACTCGGGGCTAAACGGTTTTTGATAATGCGATAAAACTCTAAGCTGTAGAGTTTGGAAAGTTCAACACTATAGGGATACGGAAAATCTAAAAAGATTGCGTCCCAGGATCTTTCGGATTTTCTTAAGAAATGAAAGGCATCATCTGTAATAAGCTCAACACGTTTGTCGCTGAGAGAGTTTTCATTAAGGGCCACCCAGCGTGCATCTTCTTTGGCCATTTTTAAAATTTGAGGATCCAACTCTACCATTGTGATTTCAGATTCGCCTGGGAGAGTTTTAAGGGCGTCTCTAAGAAGAAGTCCATCCCCTGCTCCCAAGATGAGGATCTTCTTTGGAATGCTTTGCGCGATCTTTAAAGAACCCTGCAAGAAAGCCTCGTGGTAAGACTTTTCATAACGGGAATCAAACTGAAATTGCCCATTTAACCACAGACTAAAAAAAGGACCATTTTCATCGCGCCCATCCACCAGGTCAATTGCTTGGTAGGGACTGAGGTGTCTGGTGACTTTGATTTCACTATTTAATCCACTGAAGTATTCATTAAGATCATTTTTGCTGGTCACATTCTTAGGGTAATCCCCGTAATAGCGTATTCTTAAAGAAAGCTGTTGTAGAGGGCTTTGTACTAAAGAGAACAACAGGATGGCTATGATGCCGATCGAAACAATTCTAAAGCGGCTTGTGGTCTTTTGAGTTTGTGTCGTTAGATACAGACAAACGCCGCCGCTGGCCAGAGCAATCAAGATCGCGGTTCCATAAATTTCAAATCTGGGAATTAAGATCACCGGCACCACGGCGGAGGCAACCAAAGCTCCAAAGTAGCTGAAGGCAAGAATTTGGTTTAGATGCGTTTGATTGTCTAAATCCTTACGCAATCTAAAGAGCAAAGGAGTTTCAAATCCAGTTAAGAATCCCAGCGCAAGAGAGATAGATCCCGCTGCCAAAACAAAGATCATCATCAACGGGCCTGCAGGCAGCCGGATTCCTGAAAATTCAATTAATTCGAGACTTGGGATAAAAAAAAGATAAGTAACCAGCATGGGAGCGATAGCACCCAGGAACATCAATATCATTTCGATCTTTAATAAATCATGCAGAGGATTTCTGGCGTTTGCTGACCTCTTACTGCCAAGACCAACTCCGTAAATAAATAAAGCTGAAGAAAGGCAAAAGCCTATGATCTCTTCCTGCAAAAACACCGCAAAGGTTTTGGCCATCAGACTTTGATAAGCAAATCCACAAAATGACAAAGCAAAAGCCAGGGCTTTTAATTTACGATGATCCATCTTGCGATTTGCTCCTCGTAAATTATTAGATTTTGAATAACAGCCCAAGTGACCACTAGAAAAATGACGCTGACTAGAGGAACTTCAAATTTTCTAAGATGCTTATCGTGAAATCCCCAGACTAATCCACATATCCAGGCAAGTCCGAGATTTGCCAACGCCAGAAAAAGATTCACTTGAAGAGACCCAAACTGGCGGTTTAGAAAAAGTGCGAACAACAGGCCCGCAATGAACATTCCGAAATAGTCCGCAAAGAGTGCTTTTTCAGTTCTATCACCTGTTGCTGAGTCCGAGTCGAGAATTCGTAGCAAAAGAGGTAGTTCCATACCAGATAGAAATCCAATGGAGACGATCAGAGCATAGCAAACCGCGGGGGAAATAGATTTCAAATGAACGTCGCTATACACAAATAGGAGTGGAGAAACGATTGCCAGCGCCGCAAGAGTAACTTCAATCCAGATGAAAACTTTCTTAGCATTCAACCGAACAGGGGTAAAGTAAGCACCAGCCCCCATAGATGCGATATAGATCCCGGTTGTTACCGTGTATTGTTGAACAACGTTGCCCCAAAGAACAGAAAGCACATTCGCCAAAACGAGTTCATACGCATAGCTGCAAAATGCTGTGATAAATACTAGCAGCAAAATGAAGCGAAAGCGAAAAATGCCATTCATCTAATAACCTTGAGTGGTGGTTGCTGGCCGAGAAAAGATATATGTTTGACGAATCAGATCGGCGTTAGAGCAAGAACTTCCGTTTTTCACGCAAAACGAAACTTTTAAACATTGGTATTGAGCCAGATCGCAATCCGGTGCCTCGGGGCGGTTTCGCATCGCCATATTAATAGGAATGCTATTCACCGAGGGCGTAGCGGGTAGAGCCGGTGCGAAACTATCAAGAGCCGCGTGCGCAGTTTGAAATGACATTTCTTGAACAACTTGGCGAGTGGCTTCTTTAAATATCTCAAGTTGTTGATCGAAAGATTTAGCTTTCGGTGAATAGGCCACCATCCACTCATCAGATGATTGAAGATTCACCTGCAAGCTTCCGGCTTCAAGGCAGATATCAAGTCCCGCATTCAGAGATCGCTTGCTGCAAATGCCTTTCGCGTATTCCCAGCACAGTCGCACGGCTTTTGAGCCGCTACCGATGGTAATGATTTTTCCAGGGCAACCATAGTCGTCTTTGACGGCGGTGCCGCCACTTTGGGGTGGAGTATCTTGAAGATAGTTGGCTTTGTCATACGCATTCTTTAGTGAGACTCCGAAACTTTCGATGGCATTTTCTGAATCATAGAATGCGCGAGCTTTATCGTAGCTTTTATTTAAAGTTCCCATTTTGGAGACCACACCGACGATGATGACCCCGATAACCACGGCGATTGCAACCACCAGCATCGCTCCTGCAAAACCTTTTTCAGAATTGAGATTTTTAGGCATCATAAAATAAACTCCTAGTTTCTCTTAAGCTGCCCGCTCGGGTAAGAAGGTTTTAAGAAATAAATTAAATCATAAGGCCTGCGGTACAATGGACGTCTTTGCGCACGCAAAGTATTGGGGGTTTCTGCAGTTACGCTCATCTGTGCAGATGAAAAACCAAGAACGTTATCTCTGAAGACCACTCGAATCACGCGCTCAACATCTTTGTAGGGACTTGTGGTCTTACAGGCTGTTTGGGTCATAGCGGCAGGAGGACACCAAGTGAAATCACGCTTACTATTTGTTTGCGGGAGGTATTCTCTCACCGTCACTTTGAATGTTACGGAGGAAAGACGATAGCGGGGAGACGTGCTCGGGTCCTGATCGGGATTATTCTGGTCGAAGCGTTCAACTTCTTTTTCGGTTGTTTGAAAATCGACGATGGAGCCAAACCACAGGTCGTCCCGCGTGGGAGAGATACTGACTGTTCCCGCAGCCTGAGATTTTCCAAGGTCGATGTATAAAATCCCGAACGTTTTTGCCGTGGGTTTTTGAAAATAAATTCCCGTAGGCAAAAAACGATCTCCGACACTGGGAACACTCGTGTAGGTGCTGATCAATGTGTCTCGTAAGAAGAAACCAATGGTATCAATAGACGCGGTGGCAGAGGCGGCATTAAACCCTGTGGATGCCAAATAATCTGCTCTGACAAATCCGGTGTTCTGGCTGGATCCGGAAGGACTCCAGTTGTTAAGATTTTTTCCACTGCCGTCTTCAACGTTAATTCCCTGTGAAGCAAAGTGTTTCAAGTAAAAGGAAATTTCGTTTAGCTCTGATTCCGATTGGATTCGGTTGGTGATCGCCTCGTTTTGATTCGTGGCCATGCTGATCAAGGCGCCAACACCATACATAAGCACCGAACCCAGGACGACGGAAAGAAGAAGTTCTACAAGTGAAAAACCTTGTTGACCCAAATACCCACTGTTAGAATTAAGAAAGCAACTTGATTGGCTTTCTGTGGGGGATTTCAAATGTTTCGTAGAGACAGGTCTATTAATCATAAAGGTGTCTCGGGCTTTTCTGCTCTTGAGATGATGGTTGCGATCGGTATCCTTGCCACGATCTTCATTCTAGCAATGCCTTTCTTTAGCCAACAAGGAAAAATTATCAAAGAGATGAGAACGTCTGCGAGCTGCCAGGCCGTTCTTGATACAGCCTTCTCGAGAATCAATTCTTTCGGAAACTCTTTAGACAGTTATCAACCAAAAATTAATGCATCAATGGCGAACGCGACAGGCGCTATGGCTGCGGGTTCCAGAGTGTTTTTGCCGCCCGATATTCCAGTCGATGCATATGCGTTTGATCCTGATTTTAAAGGTCAAAGAAACAAGATGTTTGATCTGGCCCCGGGTCGCATTTTGTATTCTACAAATCCAGGCAAGCAGATTAAAATTCCTCAAAATGGAGGAACAACTAAGAATGTGCCGATTCAGCACGACGGTATTACATTATATACGCCACTCT contains these protein-coding regions:
- a CDS encoding spermidine synthase — encoded protein: MDHRKLKALAFALSFCGFAYQSLMAKTFAVFLQEEIIGFCLSSALFIYGVGLGSKRSANARNPLHDLLKIEMILMFLGAIAPMLVTYLFFIPSLELIEFSGIRLPAGPLMMIFVLAAGSISLALGFLTGFETPLLFRLRKDLDNQTHLNQILAFSYFGALVASAVVPVILIPRFEIYGTAILIALASGGVCLYLTTQTQKTTSRFRIVSIGIIAILLFSLVQSPLQQLSLRIRYYGDYPKNVTSKNDLNEYFSGLNSEIKVTRHLSPYQAIDLVDGRDENGPFFSLWLNGQFQFDSRYEKSYHEAFLQGSLKIAQSIPKKILILGAGDGLLLRDALKTLPGESEITMVELDPQILKMAKEDARWVALNENSLSDKRVELITDDAFHFLRKSERSWDAIFLDFPYPYSVELSKLYSLEFYRIIKNRLAPSGFIVFDFPTNESASIINSTLKAVPFASVIAYENTESFVFASDRTSADLNHNLGDNYKTVQLPDASSDLVNSLFKPQLPRMWE
- a CDS encoding prepilin-type N-terminal cleavage/methylation domain-containing protein, translating into MINRPVSTKHLKSPTESQSSCFLNSNSGYLGQQGFSLVELLLSVVLGSVLMYGVGALISMATNQNEAITNRIQSESELNEISFYLKHFASQGINVEDGSGKNLNNWSPSGSSQNTGFVRADYLASTGFNAASATASIDTIGFFLRDTLISTYTSVPSVGDRFLPTGIYFQKPTAKTFGILYIDLGKSQAAGTVSISPTRDDLWFGSIVDFQTTEKEVERFDQNNPDQDPSTSPRYRLSSVTFKVTVREYLPQTNSKRDFTWCPPAAMTQTACKTTSPYKDVERVIRVVFRDNVLGFSSAQMSVTAETPNTLRAQRRPLYRRPYDLIYFLKPSYPSGQLKRN